From Klebsiella electrica, the proteins below share one genomic window:
- the corA gene encoding magnesium/cobalt transporter CorA, producing the protein MLSAFQLENNRLTRLEADEIKHLASSVWVDLVEPDDDERSRVQTELGQNLATRPELEDIEASARFFEDEDGLHIHSFFFFEDAEDHAGNSTVAFTIREGRLFTLRERELPAFRLYRMRVRNQSMVDGNAYELLLDLFETKIEQLADEIENIYSDLEKLSRVIMEGRQGDEYDDALSTLAEQEDIGWKVRLCLMDTQRALNFLVRKARLPAGQLEQAREILRDIESLLPHNESLFQKVNFLMQAAMGFINIEQNRIIKIFSVVSVVFLPPTLVASSYGMNFEFMPELHWSFGYPGAIVFMMLAGLAPYLYFKRKNWL; encoded by the coding sequence ATGCTGAGCGCATTTCAACTGGAAAATAATCGTTTAACACGCCTTGAAGCTGATGAGATCAAGCATCTTGCCAGTTCGGTGTGGGTCGATCTGGTCGAGCCCGACGACGACGAACGAAGCCGCGTGCAGACGGAATTGGGTCAGAACCTGGCAACGCGCCCGGAACTGGAAGATATCGAAGCATCGGCGCGTTTCTTCGAAGATGAAGACGGTTTACACATTCACTCCTTTTTCTTTTTTGAAGATGCGGAGGATCACGCCGGTAACTCCACCGTGGCATTTACGATTCGCGAAGGGCGCCTGTTTACCCTGCGCGAGCGTGAATTGCCGGCATTTCGCCTCTATCGCATGCGCGTTCGCAATCAGTCAATGGTTGATGGCAACGCCTATGAACTGCTGCTGGATCTGTTCGAAACCAAAATTGAGCAGCTGGCGGATGAAATCGAAAATATCTACAGCGATCTGGAAAAACTCAGCCGCGTGATCATGGAAGGTCGTCAAGGCGATGAGTACGATGACGCGCTCTCAACGCTTGCCGAGCAGGAAGATATCGGCTGGAAAGTCCGTCTGTGTCTGATGGATACCCAGCGCGCTCTGAACTTCCTGGTGCGCAAGGCGCGTTTACCTGCGGGACAGCTGGAGCAGGCGCGCGAGATCCTGCGAGATATCGAATCCCTGCTGCCGCACAACGAATCGCTGTTCCAGAAGGTCAACTTCCTGATGCAGGCGGCGATGGGCTTTATCAACATCGAGCAGAACCGCATCATCAAGATCTTCTCGGTGGTTTCCGTGGTGTTCCTGCCGCCGACGCTGGTGGCTTCCAGCTACGGGATGAACTTTGAGTTTATGCCGGAGCTGCACTGGAGCTTTGGTTACCCGGGGGCAATTGTCTTTATGATGCTTGCCGGCCTGGCGCCGTATCTCTACTTCAAGCGTAAAAACTGGCTGTAA
- the ysgD gene encoding YsgD/CorL family protein yields the protein MDTPSRRWLNFLSVRNNS from the coding sequence TTGGACACACCCAGTAGACGCTGGCTCAACTTCCTGTCTGTCAGGAACAACTCCTAA
- the uvrD gene encoding DNA helicase II: MDVSYLLDSLNDKQREAVAASRTNMLVLAGAGSGKTRVLVHRIAWLLSVENCSPYSIMAVTFTNKAAAEMRHRIGQLMGTTQGGMWVGTFHGLAHRLLRAHHLDANLPQDFQILDSEDQLRLLKRLIKAMNLDEKQWPPRQAMWYINSQKDEGLRPHHIQSYGNPVEQTWQKVYQAYQEACDRAGLVDFAELLLRAHELWLNKPHILQHYRERFTNILVDEFQDTNNIQYAWIRLLAGDSGKVMIVGDDDQSIYGWRGAQVENIQRFLTDFPGAQTIRLEQNYRSTSNILSAANALIENNSGRLGKKLWTDGADGEPISLYCAFNDLDEARFVVNRIKTWQENGGALEQCAILYRSNAQSRVLEEALLQASMPYRIYGGMRFFERQEIKDALSYLRLIANRNDDAAFERVVNTPTRGIGDRTLDVVRQTSRDRQLTLWQACRELLKDKVLAGRAASALQRFMELIDALAQETADMPLHVQTDRVINDSGLRMMYEQEKGEKGQTRIENLEELVTATRQFSYNDEDEDLMPLQAFLSHAALEAGEGQADTWQDAVQLMTLHSAKGLEFPQVFIVGVEEGMFPSQMALDEGGRLEEERRLAYVGVTRAMQKLTLTYAETRRLYGKEVYHRPSRFIGELPEACVEEVRLRATVSRPVSHQRMGTPLAENDTGYKLGQRVRHPKFGEGTIVNLEGSGEHSRLQVAFQGQGIKWLVAAYARLETV, translated from the coding sequence CTGCTCGCCGTATTCGATTATGGCGGTGACCTTTACCAACAAAGCGGCAGCGGAGATGCGCCATCGTATTGGCCAGCTGATGGGAACGACCCAGGGCGGCATGTGGGTCGGGACATTCCACGGGCTGGCGCATCGGCTGCTGCGGGCCCACCATCTGGATGCTAACCTGCCGCAAGATTTTCAAATCCTCGATAGCGAAGACCAGCTGCGTCTGCTGAAGCGTCTGATTAAGGCGATGAACCTCGACGAGAAGCAGTGGCCGCCGCGCCAGGCGATGTGGTACATCAACAGCCAGAAAGATGAAGGGCTGCGCCCGCACCATATTCAGAGCTACGGCAACCCGGTGGAACAGACCTGGCAGAAAGTGTATCAGGCCTATCAGGAAGCCTGCGATCGCGCCGGTCTGGTGGACTTTGCCGAACTGCTGCTGCGTGCGCACGAGCTGTGGCTTAATAAACCGCATATTCTCCAGCACTACCGCGAACGCTTCACCAACATCCTTGTGGATGAATTTCAGGATACCAACAACATCCAGTATGCCTGGATTCGCCTGCTGGCGGGCGATAGCGGCAAGGTGATGATTGTGGGGGATGATGACCAGTCGATCTACGGCTGGCGCGGCGCCCAGGTGGAGAATATTCAGCGTTTTCTCACCGATTTCCCCGGCGCGCAGACCATTCGCCTGGAGCAGAACTATCGCTCGACCAGCAACATCCTCAGCGCGGCCAACGCCCTGATTGAAAACAACAGCGGGCGTCTGGGCAAAAAACTGTGGACCGATGGTGCCGACGGCGAGCCTATCTCCCTCTACTGCGCGTTTAACGATCTTGATGAAGCGCGTTTTGTCGTCAATCGCATCAAAACCTGGCAGGAGAACGGCGGGGCGCTGGAGCAGTGCGCCATTCTCTACCGCAGCAACGCCCAGTCGCGCGTGCTGGAAGAGGCGCTGCTGCAGGCCAGCATGCCGTATCGTATCTATGGCGGCATGCGCTTCTTCGAACGCCAGGAGATTAAAGACGCGCTCTCTTACCTGCGCCTGATTGCCAATCGCAACGATGACGCGGCGTTTGAGCGCGTGGTCAATACGCCGACCCGCGGCATCGGCGATCGCACGCTGGACGTGGTTCGTCAAACGTCGCGCGACCGTCAGCTCACGCTGTGGCAGGCGTGCCGCGAACTGTTAAAAGACAAAGTCCTTGCCGGGCGCGCCGCCAGCGCGCTGCAACGCTTTATGGAGCTGATTGACGCCCTGGCGCAGGAAACGGCGGATATGCCGCTGCACGTGCAGACTGACCGGGTGATTAACGACTCCGGTCTGCGGATGATGTACGAGCAGGAAAAGGGCGAAAAAGGTCAAACCCGAATCGAAAACTTAGAGGAGCTGGTAACCGCAACGCGCCAGTTCAGCTACAACGATGAAGATGAAGATTTAATGCCGCTGCAGGCCTTCCTCTCTCACGCCGCGCTGGAAGCGGGTGAAGGGCAGGCGGATACCTGGCAGGATGCGGTGCAGCTGATGACCCTGCACTCGGCGAAAGGTCTGGAGTTCCCGCAGGTGTTTATCGTTGGCGTGGAAGAGGGGATGTTCCCGAGCCAGATGGCGCTGGATGAAGGTGGCCGGCTGGAGGAGGAGCGTCGTCTGGCTTACGTCGGCGTGACGCGCGCGATGCAGAAACTGACTCTCACCTATGCGGAAACCCGCCGTCTGTACGGCAAAGAGGTTTACCACCGCCCGTCGCGCTTTATCGGCGAGCTGCCGGAAGCCTGTGTGGAAGAGGTGCGCCTGCGCGCGACGGTGAGCCGTCCGGTCAGCCATCAGCGGATGGGCACGCCGCTGGCGGAAAACGATACCGGCTACAAACTGGGGCAGCGCGTACGCCATCCGAAGTTTGGCGAAGGCACCATTGTGAATCTGGAAGGCAGCGGCGAGCATAGCCGTTTGCAGGTCGCCTTCCAGGGGCAGGGTATTAAATGGTTAGTGGCGGCCTACGCTCGATTAGAAACAGTGTAA